The DNA window ATCGATTTCCTGCGCCAGCTGCACGATCGGGAAGCGCTGCTGCCCAAGGAGCGTCAGCGCCGGTTCCTCAACAACGACGGCTGGGTCGGTTACGCGGGTCCGGCTGCCGCCGATCTGCTCAAGCAGTTCGTCGTGCACAACCGACTGATGCTGGGCGGCTTCGTGATCCGGGACCATCCCATCTCACTGGCCGACCTCGAGTGCCCGATCCTCGCAGTCCTCGGTGAGGTCGACGATATCGGCCAGCCCGCCGCGGTGCGCGGCATCGTCCGGGCCGCGCCCAATGCCGAGGTATATGAAGCCAGTTTGGTCGCGGGACATTTCGGCCTCGTCGCCGGCAGCACGGCGACCAGGCACACCTGGCCGCTGGTGCGGCAGTGGGTCGATTGGCTGGACGGCGATCAGCCGCTGCCACCGGAGATCGTGCCGATGGCAGACCATGTCGCCACCACCCGGCCGACCTCGGCGACCACCCGGGTGGTGCACACCGCGGCCGCGCTGGCCGAGGCGGGCACCGGTGTCGGCAAGGCACTCGAGGAAATCGCCAGCAATGCCGTGCGCGGTTCGATCGAACTGGCCGGTGAGGCCGCGCGGGCGCTGCCGCGGTTGACCCGGCTCGGCATGATCCAGCCGCACACCCGAATCTCCTTGGGCCGCTTGCTCGCCGAGCAGGCGCGGCACGCGCCGCTGCGCGATCTGTTCCTCTTCGATGACCGGGTGCACACCAACGCGGCCGTCAACGCGCGCATCGATAACGTGGTGCGCGGCTTGATCTCGGTCGGCATCCGCCCGGCCATGCGCGTCGGCGTGGTGATGGAAACCCGGCCGAGCGCGCTGGCCACCGTCGCGGCCCTCTCGCGACTGGGCGCGGTGGCCGTGCTGCTCGCCCCCGGCAGCGAGCTGGACCGGGCTATCGAGCTCACCGGCATCAAGGCCTTGGTCTCCGATCCGGAGAACCTGCGGACCGCGGCGGCCACCGGCACCCGCGTGCTGGTGCTCGGCGGCGGTGACGCGCGCGACCTCGATATTCCGTCGAGCGAGCAGGTGATCGACCTCGAGCAGATCGATCCCACCCAGGTGGAGTTGCCCGCCTGGTTCCGCCCGGATCCGGGTCTGGCGCGTGAACTGGCCTTCGTCCTGGTCACCGGCACCGGCGACCGGCCCGAGGTCAAGTACATCACCAACCACCGCTGGGCGCTGTCGGCCTTCGGCACCGCGACCTCGGCCGATCTGGACCGCAAGGACACCGTCTACTGCCTTGCGCCGCTGCATCATTCCTCCGGTCTGCTGGTGAGCCTGGGGGGTGCGATCGCGGGCGGCAGCCGGATCGCGCTGGCCCGCTCGCTGGATCCGATCCGGTTCGGCGAGGAGGTGCACCGCTACGGCGTCACGGTGGTGACCTACACGTGGACCATGCTGCGCGACATCCTCGACGCGGAGGTATTCCCCGCCGGACACCAACATCCGATCCGGCTGTTCATCGGGTCCGGCATGCCCGCCGGACTGTGGCGGCGCGCCACCGAGCAGTTCGCGCCCGCCCGCGTGCTGGAGTTCTATGCGTCCATCGAGGGCGATGTGGTGCTGGCCAATGTGACCGGTGTGAAGGCGGGCTGCAAGGGCCGTCCGGTGCCGGGCACCGCGAAGGTGGAGTTGGTCGCCTACGACCCGGTCACCGAGCAGGTCCGCACGGATGCGTCCGGCTTCGCCCGCCGCTGCGCGGATAACGAGGTGGGGCTGCTGATCGGCAAGGCGACCGAGGGCGTCGACCTCTCCGACGGCGGGTTGCGCGGTGTGTTCACCGCGGGCGACGCGTGGATGCCGACGGAGAATCTGTTCCGCCGCGACAGCGACGGCGATTACTGGCTGATGGATCGCAAGGACACCGTGATCCGCACCGAGCGCGGACCGGTCTTCACACAACCGATCGTCGATACCCTCAACGACATCACCGCTGTGGACATGGAGGTCGCGTACGGGCTGCCCGTGGGCGACCACCTCCTCGCGGTCGCCGCGGTCAGTGTCCGAAAGGGCTTCCGGTTGGAACCCAAGGACGTGACCGAGGCGCTGCAGGCGCTGGACTACCTGCAGCGTCCCGATCTGGTGTACGTAGTCGAGGAGATCCCGCGTACCTCCTCCTACCGGCCGTCGACGCGGGCCGTGCAGGCGGCGGGCCGACCGCAGCCGGGACCCGACACCTGGTGGTACAACCGGGCTTCGGAGGTGTACGAGGTACTCACCGATGCCGAAGCGGGTGCGATTCTCGGGACCGACTGAACACCGGTCGCCGATCCGCACAAGTGCGTAGCGTGGATACCAAGTCCTCGACGACGACGGAGGTTCGAGATGTCGTGGAAGGTTCGGCTCGGCATCGGCGTATTGGCGCTGTTGGGTGTGCTGATGGTGCTGGGCTTTGTCAAGAGCCTGGTGATGTCACTGGTGCCGCTGGCGATTCTGCTGCTGGTCGGCTACGGCGCCTACCGGTTGTATGTCGCCAGCCGCGATAAAGTCGCCGAGCCCCCGAAGCAGCTGCCGACCAACACACCGCCCGCGGTCCGAGCTCGTCCGACGAAGGACGCGGCGACCAGGCTCCGCGAGATCCGTGAGGAAGCCGCCCGTCAGCAGGGGCAGCAGTAGGCGCCAGGGGCGAGTACTTGCTCGGCGGGGATTCGCCGTAACATTCCAGACTGCGGACGATACATTCCAGACTGCGGACGATGTCAACGGATCTGTTCAAGGAAACCGTGGGTACGAGTTTTATCTATCGCAACAGAACCGTCTACGAACTGACGATGCGTGGGCTGTACGGCCGCCACTACGGGGCTCGGTATCGAGCCATCGCCGGGATCGTCCCCGACGGCGCGAGCGTGGTCGACGTGTGCTGCGGACCTGCCACGCTGTATTCGGGCTATCTGCGCGCCAAATCGGTGACCTACACCGGCGTCGATCTCAACGCCCGATTCATCGCCCAGGTAGTGCGGGCGGGCGGGCACGGCGAAGTCCGGGACCTGCACGCACACACCCCGCTGCCGGGTGGCGACTATCTGATCATGCAGGCGAGTCTGTACCACTTCCTGCCCGAACCCGCGCCGATCATCGACCGGATGCTGGCGGCGGCGCGCAAACAGGTGATTATCGCGGAACCGATCCGCAACCTGGCCACCAGCGATAACCGCGTCCTCGCCGCCATCGGTCAACGCTTCACCAACGCCGGTGACGGCGCCCAGGCGCATCGGTTCACCGAGGCGACCCTCGATGAACTCATCCGTGGCTACGAATCGCGAATCGTGGAGCGGTCATTGATCGCGGGCGGCCGCGAGCAGCTGTTCGTGCTCAGCGCCTGACCGCGGTGCTCAGACCGTGAAGTCGGTGACCGCCTCGACGACGCGGGCCACCTGCGCAGCGGTCAGATCGGGCCAGAGCGGAAGGCGCACAACGGTTCCCGAGAATTCGGCGCTGCGCACACACGGCTGCGGTGTCCGGCCCAGTTTGAGACCGGCCGGGCTGGAATCCAGCGGCACATAGTGGAACGGTGCCGAGATGCCGCGCGCACCCAGATGCGCGATCAACTGGTCGCGGCGTTCCTCGGTGGGCGTGCGCAGGTAGTACAGGTGTGCGGTGTGGGCGCGGTCGGCGGGCACCGTCATCAGTCGAATGTCGTTGCGGCGGGCCCAGTCCGACAGTCCGGCGGCATAGGCGTCCCAGACCTGGTGCCGCCCGGCCTGGATGGTGTCGAACTCGTCCAGCTGGGCGTCCAGTACCGCCGCATTGAGTTCGCTGGGCAGATAGCTGGAGCCGATATCCTGCCAGGAGTACTTGTCGACCGCGCCCCGCAAGAACCGGGCGCGGTCGGTGCCCTTCTCCCGGATGATCTCGGCGCGCGCCATCAGGATCTCGTCGGTGAGCAGCAGCGCGCCGCCCTCGCCGCAGTGCACGTTCTTGGTGTCGTGGAAGCTGAGCGTGCCGAGGGTACCGATGGTGCCGAGCGGACGGCCGCGCCAGCTGCCGCCGAGGCCGTGCGCGTTGTCCTCGACGATGGCGAAACCGTGTGTGTTCGCCAACGCGAGCAGCCGATCCATCTCCGCGGCGACGCCGCCGTAGTGGATGACGACCACGGCTTTGGTGCGCTCGGTGACCGCCGCCGCAACGGACTCGGGATCCAGATTGCCCGTCTCCGGATCAATATCAGCGAAGACACAGGTGGCCCCACGCAGCGCCATCGAGGTCGCGGTCGAGGTGAACGCGAAGCTCGGCACGATCACCTCATCGTCGGGCCCCAGCTCCAACAGCAGGCCCGCCATCTCCAGTGCGGACGTGCACGAGGTGGTCAGCAGCGCATGCGGCGCGGCGGTGATGGTCTTGAGCTTCTCGGTGGCGGCAGCGGTGAACTGCCCGTCGCCGTGACTGTGGTCGGAGGCGAGTACCGCCTCCAGATTGGCCAATTCGCGGCGCGCCCGGAACGGGCGGCTGAAGATGACGCGGTCAGTGCTCAAGCCGGTCGGTCCCCCTACTGGCGGCGGTCGTGGACAGTTCCCGGTGCTCCGCCGGGCGTGGCGTCGGTGAATCGACGGTCAAGTACAGCGGTTTGCCGACCAGGATATGCAGAGCCACCCCGAGGTATTCGGCGATGAGGCCGAGTGAGAACAGGGTCGCGCCCGAAACCAGCAGTAGCACCACAATGATCGAGGCCCAGCCCTCGGGCGCCCAGTCGTCGGCGGTGAGCGCCTCGTAGATGACCAACGCGGCCATCACGCCACCGATCAGCGCCAGCGTGACGCCCAGCAGGCTGACCAGGCGCAGGCCGCGAGTTCCGCTGCACAGCACCATCTTCCAGAACAGTGAGAACAGGCGGCGGTAGTTGTAGCCGGACTCCTCGCGGCCCTCGGCGCGCAACGCCACCGGTACCTGGGCGACGGTGCCGACCACCCAGGTCAGCGCGACATCCAGATAGACGCCATTGGAGGCGACCTCGGCGAGTTGGCGACCGATGGCGCCGCGGATCAGCCGGTAGCTTTCGAACCGGGTCGAATCCGGGAAGGCGAAGATCGTCGCCAACACGATCTTCGCGCCGCGCGAGGTGATATTGCGCAGGAAGCCGTGCGGGCGGGTGTTGGTCGGTTTCGAATAGACCAGATCGGCGCGTTCGGCGAGGGCGGCGTCGAGGAACGTGCCGATGAAGCGGGGATCGTGTTGGCCGTCCTCGTCCATGGTGACGATCCAGCGGCCACGCGCGGCCGACATGCCCGCGATCGTGGCGGCGTCCTGGCCGAAGTTGCGGCTCAGCCAAACGGTGCGCACCTGCGGATAGGTCCGTTCCAGCTCCTGCAGCACCACATCGGAACGATCGGGGCCGTGATCGTGCACCAGGATGATCTCGGCGATCTCGAAGACGGCGCCGCCAGGGGTCGTGGTGGGGACGGTCAGCGTGTTCAGCTCGGCGACCAAGGGCTCGATCGTATCCTCGCCCCGGTAGATCGGTACGACCACGGATATCGTGTGCGCGTGATCGCCGCCCGTGCGGCCGTTCGTTGCGACGACATCGGTACGGGACGTGGGAGTAGTGGGAATCGGCATCAGCTGGATCGACTTTCGATTGCGGTGCGTGCCGGTACTCCCCGCTGGACAGCAGAGCCCGAGCCGCCCAGAACTCTAGCACGGTGCGGGTTTCGGCTTCCGGGGCTGCGCATCACCCCATCATCATCGCGTCAGCGGTCGATGCCAAGCGGCACACCGCACGGTAGGGTCTGGAACTCGTGACGGATAGTGCAGCAGCGACAGCGGCGCCCGGCGGGTCCTCCGGGGTCACACCAGCCACCGCCGCCGGGCCGGATCCGCGCGTCGCCGACCGTGATTCGCGGCGCGAAGTCCTGCGCTGGGGCGCCATAACCGCGTTGGGTGCGGTGGCGGGTTATATCGCGGTCCTGCTGGCGAACGCCAGGCACTTCTATACCGACGACACCGAATCCCAGTACACCGGATTGTGGATCGGACTCGGTCGCGCATTGCGCGACGGCACCTTCCCGGTGCTGGTGCCCGAGCGGTGGATGTCGGGCAACAACATGATGGACGACGCGGGCCTGTTCAATCCGCCACAGCTGCTGATCGATCTGATCGCGCCGTCGTTCGACAACATGGCGGTCTACGCGACCCTGGTGAAATTGATCTTCGGTGTCATCGCCGCGCTCGGGGTGTATCGGATCTGCCTCGCCTACGGCGGCAGGCCCGCGTGGTCGGCGGTGGCGGGCGTGGCGTTCCCGCTGTCGGGCTTCTTCCTCTTCTTCGATGAGGCCAGCTGGATGACCGCGCTCACCGGCACCGCGTGGCTGGTGCACGCCTGGGCGTCGTCGGTGCGCTACACCCGTGGACACGGCGGCCCGATCCCGGTCTTCGTGTTCCTGTATCTGACCATCTCCACGCAGTACATTTTCCCGGCGGTCGAGGCGGCCATGATGCTCTTCGCCGTGGCGGTGGGCGAGCTTGTCTACCGGCGCAAATGGCAGCCGGTGGTAAGGCTGACGGTCGCCGGGGCTTGCGCCGGCCTGGCCGGCCTGCTGACTTTCCTGCCGAGCATGCTGTCGGCGAAGGTGACTTGGCGCGGCACCGCGGAGATCATGAACGACCAGTTCCTGACCGTGCCGTGGTCGGAATCGCTGAACGCCAGCCTGCCCAGTTCGCTGCCTGCCTTCACCTCCTGGTGGGGTTATGTGCAGCCGATGCCGGTCACCTATATCGCCTGGTTCCTGATTCCGGCACTGGCGTTCATCGACTGGCGACGGGCGCGGGAGAGCTGGCGTGAACTCAGCGCGGTCGCGGTGTTCTCGGTACTGATGCTGATGTGGTCGGCCGGACCGGGTTCGATCGGTCCGCTGCGCTGGCCGGTGCGGGTGTTGCCGATGCTCGCGATCGGCCTGTTGGTGCTGGTATGCGTGCTGCTCGGGCGCTATGGCACGGTCCGTGAGCTGAAGCAGCGCGCCGTCGCCGCCGCGGTGTTGATCGGATTGCTGTGGGTGCGGTCGTTCTCCGCCGATCCGCACGATGTGATCTGGCATGTGGTGGCGGTGGTCGCGGTCGTGGCGCTCGGGGGCGGTGTGGTGTGGCTGGATCGCACCAAGGGCGTGGCCGCGGCCTGTGCGCTGGCCATTGTCGCGATGTTCCCGATCGCCTACTTCCAGGTCAGTGCCGCCCAGCCGACCCCGATGACGTGGAATCTGCCGACCAACCGCTCGCAGGCCGCGGCCGTGTTCCCGGACTTTCCCGGCAATACCATCCAACTCGCCGAGCGTGGGCTGCTGCAGCCGCAGGACAACAGTCTCGACGGTGCCTACGGGTCCCTGGTTTTCGGCAACTATGCCAAGTCATTGGATCTGTCCTACGTCAACGGCTACACACCGACCGGCCATTTCTATTTCGGTGAGCTGCTGTGCATGCGCTGGGACAGCAGCGTCTGCCCGGATGCCTTTCGGCGGATGTTCGCACCTGAGCCGACCACCGGCCGACCACTG is part of the Nocardia sp. NBC_00565 genome and encodes:
- a CDS encoding acyl-CoA synthetase, whose product is MKFNAKSVVESVQRLMATAQNGLEVIRFGGLTTDVESSPFEIVERRRMYRLRHYFPDDTTPGRPVAVLVPPLMVNADIWDVNAEDGAVGILHRGGIDCWVVDFGSPASEEGGWERDLADHVLAINSAIDTVCEATGSGVHLMGYSQGGMFAYQTTAYRSGKGVESIVTFGSPVDVVAGMPFGLPYGMVSDLAEFLADHVVTRLPITDSMVRVGFQMLDPVKTAKSRIDFLRQLHDREALLPKERQRRFLNNDGWVGYAGPAAADLLKQFVVHNRLMLGGFVIRDHPISLADLECPILAVLGEVDDIGQPAAVRGIVRAAPNAEVYEASLVAGHFGLVAGSTATRHTWPLVRQWVDWLDGDQPLPPEIVPMADHVATTRPTSATTRVVHTAAALAEAGTGVGKALEEIASNAVRGSIELAGEAARALPRLTRLGMIQPHTRISLGRLLAEQARHAPLRDLFLFDDRVHTNAAVNARIDNVVRGLISVGIRPAMRVGVVMETRPSALATVAALSRLGAVAVLLAPGSELDRAIELTGIKALVSDPENLRTAAATGTRVLVLGGGDARDLDIPSSEQVIDLEQIDPTQVELPAWFRPDPGLARELAFVLVTGTGDRPEVKYITNHRWALSAFGTATSADLDRKDTVYCLAPLHHSSGLLVSLGGAIAGGSRIALARSLDPIRFGEEVHRYGVTVVTYTWTMLRDILDAEVFPAGHQHPIRLFIGSGMPAGLWRRATEQFAPARVLEFYASIEGDVVLANVTGVKAGCKGRPVPGTAKVELVAYDPVTEQVRTDASGFARRCADNEVGLLIGKATEGVDLSDGGLRGVFTAGDAWMPTENLFRRDSDGDYWLMDRKDTVIRTERGPVFTQPIVDTLNDITAVDMEVAYGLPVGDHLLAVAAVSVRKGFRLEPKDVTEALQALDYLQRPDLVYVVEEIPRTSSYRPSTRAVQAAGRPQPGPDTWWYNRASEVYEVLTDAEAGAILGTD
- a CDS encoding class I SAM-dependent methyltransferase, producing MSTDLFKETVGTSFIYRNRTVYELTMRGLYGRHYGARYRAIAGIVPDGASVVDVCCGPATLYSGYLRAKSVTYTGVDLNARFIAQVVRAGGHGEVRDLHAHTPLPGGDYLIMQASLYHFLPEPAPIIDRMLAAARKQVIIAEPIRNLATSDNRVLAAIGQRFTNAGDGAQAHRFTEATLDELIRGYESRIVERSLIAGGREQLFVLSA
- the rffA gene encoding dTDP-4-amino-4,6-dideoxygalactose transaminase; its protein translation is MSTDRVIFSRPFRARRELANLEAVLASDHSHGDGQFTAAATEKLKTITAAPHALLTTSCTSALEMAGLLLELGPDDEVIVPSFAFTSTATSMALRGATCVFADIDPETGNLDPESVAAAVTERTKAVVVIHYGGVAAEMDRLLALANTHGFAIVEDNAHGLGGSWRGRPLGTIGTLGTLSFHDTKNVHCGEGGALLLTDEILMARAEIIREKGTDRARFLRGAVDKYSWQDIGSSYLPSELNAAVLDAQLDEFDTIQAGRHQVWDAYAAGLSDWARRNDIRLMTVPADRAHTAHLYYLRTPTEERRDQLIAHLGARGISAPFHYVPLDSSPAGLKLGRTPQPCVRSAEFSGTVVRLPLWPDLTAAQVARVVEAVTDFTV
- a CDS encoding glycosyltransferase gives rise to the protein MPIPTTPTSRTDVVATNGRTGGDHAHTISVVVPIYRGEDTIEPLVAELNTLTVPTTTPGGAVFEIAEIILVHDHGPDRSDVVLQELERTYPQVRTVWLSRNFGQDAATIAGMSAARGRWIVTMDEDGQHDPRFIGTFLDAALAERADLVYSKPTNTRPHGFLRNITSRGAKIVLATIFAFPDSTRFESYRLIRGAIGRQLAEVASNGVYLDVALTWVVGTVAQVPVALRAEGREESGYNYRRLFSLFWKMVLCSGTRGLRLVSLLGVTLALIGGVMAALVIYEALTADDWAPEGWASIIVVLLLVSGATLFSLGLIAEYLGVALHILVGKPLYLTVDSPTPRPAEHRELSTTAASRGTDRLEH